A genomic region of Aeropyrum pernix K1 contains the following coding sequences:
- the dph5 gene encoding diphthine synthase: MARGREAVTLLLVGWGYAPGMQTLEALDAVRRADVVYVESYTMPGSSWLYKSVVEAAGEARVVEASRRDLEERSREIVSRALDAVVAVVTAGDPMVATTHSSLAAEALEAGVAVRYIPGVSGVQAARGATMLSFYRFGGTVTLPGPWRGVTPISVARRIYLNLCAGLHTTALLDVDERGVQLSPGQGVSLLLEADREYAREAGAPALLARLPSVLVEAGAGGGHRVLYWSSLERLSTADVEGGVYSIVIPARLSGVEEWLLAAASGQRRPLEYDRSVYETVEENCKKGVYMEPV, from the coding sequence GTGGCTAGAGGGAGGGAGGCCGTGACGCTTCTCCTAGTGGGCTGGGGCTACGCGCCGGGTATGCAGACGCTCGAAGCGCTTGATGCTGTGCGGAGGGCTGACGTTGTCTATGTAGAGTCATACACCATGCCAGGCTCCAGCTGGCTCTACAAGAGTGTCGTCGAGGCTGCGGGGGAGGCTAGGGTTGTTGAGGCGTCGAGGAGGGATCTGGAAGAGAGGTCGAGGGAAATAGTGTCGAGGGCCTTGGATGCCGTGGTCGCCGTGGTCACGGCGGGCGATCCAATGGTAGCCACCACCCACTCGAGCCTGGCTGCAGAGGCTCTAGAGGCCGGGGTGGCGGTTAGATACATCCCCGGTGTGAGCGGCGTCCAGGCCGCTCGGGGTGCAACCATGCTGAGCTTCTACAGGTTCGGGGGCACGGTAACCCTGCCCGGACCCTGGAGGGGCGTGACCCCCATCAGCGTTGCTAGAAGGATATACCTGAACTTATGCGCAGGCCTACACACCACAGCCCTACTGGACGTCGACGAGAGGGGTGTACAGCTGAGCCCGGGCCAGGGGGTCAGTCTACTACTAGAGGCGGACAGGGAATACGCCCGCGAGGCTGGTGCCCCAGCCCTGCTGGCTAGACTCCCCTCGGTACTTGTAGAAGCGGGGGCTGGCGGGGGGCATAGGGTGCTGTACTGGAGTAGCCTCGAGAGGCTGTCTACGGCGGATGTGGAGGGGGGTGTCTACTCGATAGTCATCCCTGCGAGGCTCTCGGGGGTTGAGGAGTGGCTTCTGGCAGCTGCCTCGGGGCAGCGGAGGCCCCTGGAGTACGATAG
- a CDS encoding SPL family radical SAM protein — translation MNGGSGGLRLGVLSVFDPWNSPLCVCPFKYSLNPYTGCSIGCRYCYATAYIGVKPSTPKRRLVGRLERDLGRIPPGALVNIGTSSDPYPPEEEKLGLTRRALEVLAPRGYRLLITTKGTLYAWRDLDILSRANAAITPSITGLGGNSLLRAVEPGAPGQDERIAAAAAAVRSGVPVGVRVDPVIPYVNDDPHELKELVGRLAEAGVRFIVTSTYKARPDNLSRMRRALGAEGERLYRLYRERGVYMHGYIYLPEEVRRRLLKPVIEEAARLGLEYATCREGFTGREWFNAESCDGSHLIPIRISPRRAAAMEKWLEGGRP, via the coding sequence TTGAATGGGGGGAGCGGCGGCCTTAGGCTTGGCGTCCTCAGCGTTTTCGACCCGTGGAATAGCCCCCTGTGTGTCTGCCCCTTCAAATACAGCCTCAACCCCTACACCGGCTGCAGCATAGGCTGTAGATACTGCTACGCAACCGCCTACATAGGGGTCAAACCCTCTACCCCCAAGAGGAGGCTTGTTGGAAGGCTTGAGAGGGACCTGGGCAGAATCCCCCCAGGGGCGCTGGTGAACATAGGGACCTCTAGCGACCCCTACCCGCCGGAGGAGGAGAAGCTGGGCCTCACGAGGCGTGCCCTGGAGGTCCTAGCCCCCCGTGGCTATAGACTATTGATAACCACTAAGGGGACCCTATACGCCTGGAGGGACCTGGACATTCTATCCAGGGCTAACGCAGCCATAACCCCCTCGATAACCGGGCTGGGCGGGAACAGCCTGCTCAGGGCTGTGGAGCCGGGTGCACCGGGTCAGGACGAGAGGATAGCGGCCGCGGCAGCCGCCGTCAGGAGTGGCGTGCCCGTCGGTGTAAGGGTTGACCCTGTCATACCCTATGTCAACGACGATCCACACGAGCTTAAGGAGCTAGTAGGCCGCCTGGCGGAGGCTGGGGTAAGGTTTATCGTGACCAGCACCTATAAGGCGAGGCCAGATAACCTTTCCAGGATGCGGCGGGCCCTAGGGGCGGAGGGGGAGAGGCTGTACAGGCTCTACAGGGAGAGGGGAGTCTATATGCACGGCTACATATACCTCCCCGAGGAGGTGAGGAGGAGGCTATTGAAGCCGGTCATAGAGGAGGCTGCGAGGCTGGGGCTCGAGTACGCCACCTGCAGGGAAGGGTTTACGGGCAGGGAGTGGTTCAATGCTGAAAGCTGCGACGGCAGCCACCTAATACCCATTAGGATTAGCCCTAGGAGAGCTGCGGCCATGGAGAAGTGGCTAGAGGGAGGGAGGCCGTGA
- a CDS encoding FAD-dependent oxidoreductase, with protein MKFLRCKEIPPSTGKTVSIIGAGPAGLGAAGFLRCRGHEVVVYDMMPEPGGMMMFGIPDDRIPKDNIRKSVRELVEGGARIILNNKVGRDISLEDIIKASDAVLIATGTWKPRRLGAPGEDLPWVLPAADWLVEVHMARYGYLPWAKVPKVGGRILVVGGGLTAADAVHVPLTYPEFKDGVEKVVLSYRRTRDYAPMRKNEFERLIKMGAEAWELTQPIAFYEEGGRKVVKFVRMELKASDSGRPKPVPIEGSEFEAEFDWALLAIGEVPTPPFNNGCCGIELNPDGTIKTDENFMTTRKGVFASGDVRHGPSLIGKALKSGLDAAQKVHLYLTGQL; from the coding sequence ATGAAGTTCCTGAGATGCAAGGAGATACCCCCCTCTACCGGTAAGACAGTCTCCATCATAGGAGCCGGCCCTGCAGGGCTCGGTGCGGCCGGTTTCCTCAGATGCAGGGGCCACGAGGTCGTCGTCTACGACATGATGCCAGAGCCCGGCGGCATGATGATGTTCGGCATACCAGACGACCGTATACCGAAGGATAATATTAGGAAGAGCGTGAGGGAGCTCGTGGAAGGAGGTGCCCGGATAATCCTTAACAACAAGGTCGGCAGGGACATAAGCCTGGAGGACATAATCAAGGCGAGCGACGCCGTCCTCATAGCAACAGGGACCTGGAAGCCCAGGAGGCTGGGAGCGCCCGGCGAGGACCTGCCATGGGTTCTCCCCGCTGCCGACTGGCTGGTTGAAGTCCACATGGCCAGGTACGGCTACCTACCCTGGGCGAAGGTCCCGAAGGTCGGGGGGCGTATACTAGTTGTGGGCGGCGGGCTCACAGCGGCAGACGCCGTCCACGTGCCCCTAACATACCCCGAGTTCAAGGATGGAGTCGAGAAGGTTGTGCTGAGCTACAGGAGGACGAGGGACTACGCTCCCATGAGGAAGAACGAGTTCGAGAGGCTCATAAAAATGGGGGCCGAGGCCTGGGAGCTAACCCAGCCGATAGCGTTCTACGAGGAGGGGGGGAGGAAGGTTGTGAAGTTCGTGAGGATGGAGCTAAAGGCCAGCGACTCGGGCAGGCCGAAGCCCGTCCCCATTGAGGGCAGCGAATTCGAGGCAGAGTTCGACTGGGCGCTACTAGCCATAGGCGAGGTGCCCACACCACCCTTCAACAACGGCTGCTGCGGCATAGAGCTAAACCCCGACGGAACAATAAAGACTGACGAGAACTTCATGACAACCAGGAAAGGCGTCTTCGCAAGCGGAGACGTGAGACACGGCCCCAGCCTCATAGGCAAAGCCCTCAAATCAGGGCTAGACGCCGCCCAGAAGGTCCACCTATACCTCACAGGCCAGCTCTAA
- a CDS encoding phosphotransferase, whose translation MAGGPVEPEEDCGLVHRILRECSCRGSGLTTSSLLCSCRGEDLVVKDYSRKGVKWLITLPYAPVYRYIYSPEGRLRNELKWYRSLRGAYPVPRIVAYCIGEKPLLIREYVDGEPVSNSLDEDAWKALGSGLARLHFSLGMVLGDPNPGNFIYSLGEAWLVDFEQADDYTPQKAAWDLLVLAATTITLASPLKWRFVEAALSSYREAAGDRWSEVLESLGGVRLKLLNPLLVSPLHALRFYRLARSL comes from the coding sequence TTGGCTGGAGGACCTGTCGAGCCGGAGGAGGACTGCGGACTAGTACATAGGATCTTGAGAGAGTGCAGCTGCAGGGGGTCGGGGCTGACAACCTCAAGCCTGCTATGCAGCTGCAGGGGCGAGGACCTCGTCGTCAAAGACTATTCTAGGAAGGGTGTTAAGTGGCTCATCACCCTACCCTACGCCCCCGTCTACAGGTACATCTACAGCCCGGAGGGGAGGCTGAGGAACGAGCTAAAATGGTACCGCAGCCTCAGGGGCGCTTACCCCGTCCCCAGGATAGTGGCCTACTGCATAGGCGAGAAGCCTCTCCTCATCCGAGAGTACGTTGATGGCGAGCCAGTGTCCAATAGTCTAGACGAGGATGCGTGGAAGGCTTTAGGCTCTGGCCTCGCAAGGCTCCACTTCAGCCTGGGCATGGTGCTCGGGGATCCCAACCCGGGCAACTTCATATACAGCCTAGGCGAAGCCTGGCTAGTGGACTTCGAGCAGGCGGACGACTACACGCCCCAGAAGGCTGCATGGGACCTCCTAGTCCTGGCAGCAACCACCATCACACTGGCATCACCCCTGAAATGGAGGTTTGTAGAGGCCGCCCTAAGCAGCTACAGGGAGGCAGCCGGAGATAGGTGGTCTGAGGTCCTCGAGAGCCTGGGGGGAGTGAGGCTTAAGCTGCTAAACCCCCTCCTCGTCTCCCCCCTCCACGCGCTCAGATTCTACAGGCTAGCCCGCTCCCTATGA
- a CDS encoding DUF504 domain-containing protein, with product MGRRRSDIYEAVRRVLNYPLEDRGDYSIVYRHRVEGVGEVLREARLESVARVDKWAVHLVNGDSIPLHRIVEIRGPRGETVWRRGLGWLEDLSSRRRTAD from the coding sequence GTGGGGAGGCGTAGGAGCGACATATACGAGGCTGTTAGACGCGTACTAAACTACCCCCTCGAGGACAGGGGGGACTACAGTATAGTCTACAGGCACAGGGTGGAGGGGGTTGGCGAGGTCCTCAGGGAGGCTAGGCTCGAGAGCGTCGCAAGGGTTGACAAGTGGGCGGTGCACCTGGTTAACGGAGACTCAATACCCCTCCACAGGATAGTTGAGATTAGAGGGCCAAGGGGCGAGACTGTCTGGCGCAGGGGGTTGGGTTGGCTGGAGGACCTGTCGAGCCGGAGGAGGACTGCGGACTAG
- a CDS encoding ABC transporter permease — protein sequence MTRVTPSRAATYAILAIMYLPIALLALQSLNSSPYIGVWEGLTLKWYGMMMGDERLHAAAYNSLAIAAASAVSSTLLGVAAGLAVRRHGKVGLVDAIMYPPLVLPEIAEAAALLLFLTALDVDLGLKTVVIGHTAFNIAYVYVVAAPALQRSSSLEDAARTLGATPARTLVTITIPLAAPAIYAGFTLAFILSFTDFIKTLFTRGPGIETIPILLWNRARRPGLSEFSSFSYLAAITMVLLAVSLAVALAYVILSTRLGGRRFRGDT from the coding sequence ATGACCCGGGTTACGCCCTCAAGGGCTGCTACATACGCAATCCTCGCTATAATGTACCTCCCCATAGCCCTCCTCGCGCTGCAGAGCCTCAACTCCAGCCCCTACATAGGGGTGTGGGAGGGGCTCACACTGAAGTGGTATGGCATGATGATGGGGGATGAGAGGCTCCATGCTGCAGCGTATAACAGCCTGGCCATAGCGGCCGCCAGCGCGGTGTCGAGCACTCTCCTGGGCGTCGCCGCGGGCCTGGCCGTGAGGAGGCATGGAAAGGTGGGTCTGGTTGACGCTATAATGTATCCCCCCCTGGTGCTCCCGGAGATAGCTGAGGCTGCCGCCCTGCTGCTCTTCCTAACCGCTCTGGATGTCGATCTCGGGTTGAAGACCGTGGTCATAGGCCACACGGCTTTCAACATAGCCTACGTCTACGTCGTCGCGGCCCCAGCGCTGCAGAGGTCCTCCAGCCTGGAGGATGCTGCGAGGACCCTTGGCGCTACACCGGCTAGGACGCTGGTAACAATCACCATACCCCTCGCAGCCCCCGCCATCTACGCGGGCTTCACCCTCGCGTTCATCCTCAGCTTCACCGATTTCATAAAAACACTCTTCACCAGAGGCCCAGGCATAGAGACCATACCAATACTACTCTGGAACAGGGCCAGGAGGCCGGGGCTCTCCGAGTTCTCAAGCTTCAGCTACCTGGCCGCAATAACCATGGTGCTCCTAGCTGTGTCCCTCGCTGTCGCCCTGGCCTACGTCATCCTCTCCACCAGGCTGGGCGGGAGGAGGTTTAGAGGGGACACATAA
- a CDS encoding ABC transporter permease produces the protein MRSSSIAGYTALLAAPAALYLLAFFYAPLAYLAVYSGEEGFLGPYLEVLTRPHYYVVIANSAAVAAATALAVMLLALVPSYYIALEAGGRERIVLLALFVSPFIVDVLLRTLSIKLVLTLVGVKPGWTATFIGLVYENLPLGILFAFAGVSGVSRSLVEAARTLGAGRLEVYRSVVAPLALPWLAAGFVVVFLISFTDYVVPSLLGGTTGFTVGSLIYHLILSGDRWDLGSAVTLMVTLLSAAAAYLVFRQAYRVL, from the coding sequence TTGCGCTCGAGTAGCATAGCAGGCTATACGGCCCTCCTGGCGGCCCCCGCGGCCCTCTACCTGCTCGCCTTCTTCTACGCCCCCCTAGCCTACCTCGCAGTGTACAGCGGGGAGGAGGGTTTCCTGGGGCCGTATCTGGAGGTCCTCACCAGGCCCCACTATTACGTGGTGATTGCAAACAGCGCTGCTGTGGCCGCCGCCACGGCTCTCGCCGTGATGCTCCTAGCCCTAGTCCCCAGCTACTATATAGCCCTTGAGGCTGGGGGGCGGGAGAGGATAGTGCTTCTGGCCCTCTTCGTCTCGCCCTTCATAGTTGATGTGCTGCTCAGGACTCTCAGCATAAAGCTGGTCCTAACCCTGGTCGGCGTGAAGCCTGGGTGGACTGCGACTTTCATAGGGCTGGTGTATGAGAACCTGCCCCTGGGCATACTGTTTGCCTTCGCGGGTGTTAGCGGCGTCTCCAGGAGCCTAGTGGAAGCTGCCAGGACCCTAGGGGCGGGGAGGCTTGAGGTTTACAGGAGCGTTGTCGCTCCCCTCGCCCTCCCCTGGCTGGCGGCAGGCTTCGTCGTGGTATTCCTCATAAGCTTCACAGACTACGTCGTGCCCAGCCTCCTAGGAGGAACCACGGGGTTCACCGTCGGCAGCCTCATATACCACCTCATACTCTCCGGCGACAGGTGGGATCTCGGCAGCGCCGTGACCCTTATGGTGACCCTGCTTAGCGCGGCGGCGGCCTACCTGGTCTTCAGGCAGGCTTACAGGGTGTTGTGA
- a CDS encoding ABC transporter ATP-binding protein gives MGGVEVRLDNVHASYGEVEALRGVSFSFPESSITAVLGPSGCGKTTMLKVIAGLLKPRRGRVFFGGVDYTGLPPERRSVGFVFQDLALFPHMTVYDNVAFGLRARGFSGGEVRRQVEWALETVGLTPPREFMGRRVTGLSGGQQQRVALARAIAYEPPVLLLDEPLSHLDFKIRQRLLAELKRLQRKLGSTMIYVTHDQWEAMELADTLVIMRDGRIVQHGTPSEVYTRPANVYVATFFGDANIIPKELLTPGSGGEWAIMVRPEDLEIVRNGSPVPQGWPRLEAVVEDLVFQGPLIRVELRWRGGRLRAVVPRRTASSLPRPGEAVSVTWSPDRGVDVALE, from the coding sequence TTGGGGGGCGTCGAGGTCAGGCTTGATAACGTCCACGCCAGCTACGGTGAGGTGGAGGCCCTCAGGGGTGTTAGCTTCAGCTTCCCCGAGTCATCCATAACAGCTGTCCTGGGCCCAAGCGGCTGCGGTAAGACTACTATGCTGAAGGTTATAGCGGGGCTCCTGAAGCCTAGAAGGGGCCGGGTGTTCTTCGGGGGTGTCGACTATACTGGCCTGCCGCCTGAGAGGAGGAGCGTGGGCTTCGTTTTCCAGGACCTCGCCCTCTTCCCCCATATGACAGTCTACGACAACGTCGCCTTCGGCCTCAGGGCTAGGGGGTTTAGCGGGGGCGAGGTTAGGAGGCAGGTTGAGTGGGCGCTTGAAACCGTCGGCCTCACACCGCCCCGGGAGTTCATGGGGAGGAGGGTTACAGGCCTCAGCGGGGGGCAGCAGCAGCGGGTGGCGCTCGCGAGGGCCATCGCCTACGAGCCGCCCGTCCTACTCCTGGACGAGCCCCTCTCCCACCTAGACTTTAAGATCAGGCAGCGGCTCCTCGCCGAGCTGAAGAGGCTGCAGAGGAAGCTGGGTTCAACCATGATATACGTGACCCACGACCAGTGGGAGGCCATGGAGCTGGCGGACACGCTGGTTATAATGAGGGATGGTAGGATTGTGCAGCATGGTACGCCCAGCGAGGTCTACACGAGGCCTGCCAACGTCTACGTAGCCACGTTCTTCGGCGACGCCAACATCATCCCCAAAGAGCTTCTCACCCCAGGCAGCGGGGGGGAGTGGGCCATTATGGTCAGGCCCGAGGACCTTGAGATAGTTAGAAACGGGTCCCCAGTCCCCCAGGGCTGGCCGAGGCTGGAGGCTGTTGTGGAGGACCTCGTGTTCCAGGGGCCCCTGATAAGGGTCGAGCTCAGGTGGAGGGGGGGAAGGTTGAGGGCTGTGGTGCCGAGGAGGACGGCGTCCAGCCTACCCCGGCCAGGTGAAGCCGTCTCGGTGACCTGGAGTCCTGATAGGGGCGTGGATGTTGCGCTCGAGTAG
- a CDS encoding ABC transporter substrate-binding protein: MKRAILAGVAAGLVIVAVLAPLVAAVLMGAAASASDRTIKVLNYSEYIDYEVLRIFEERYGIKVVYDEYESAEEAWPYLKAGGGGYDVIIIAHSHVRLAIEQGLVRKLDKSMIPNLSNLDPRIASHPADPTQDYAVPYMWGTTGVAYVEGCVEEPPSTWKEFLSKSYLEKYSGKVSLLSEFSEVVEAGMIALGLDPSDRSSWTEENIDRVVELIIELKPYLAGFYGASQYIPGLVNGELCLAQAWNGDALIAADENPEVGYVAPEDGTLFWVDYMVIPRDAHDVEAAHLFINFLLEPEIAAMNVKAVWYAPSIKKELLEPLAEGDEELREVLDNPLVYPPSNAKLIPSPVLDSEMQSLVEDARSRILASQPSNLDSTLVIVVGVVVLVVAAAFLYRLSRGRAGG, from the coding sequence GTGAAGAGAGCTATTCTAGCGGGCGTGGCCGCTGGCCTTGTTATAGTGGCCGTTCTAGCCCCCCTGGTGGCCGCGGTTCTTATGGGTGCAGCGGCTTCCGCTTCCGACAGGACTATCAAGGTCTTGAACTACAGCGAGTATATCGACTATGAGGTGCTGAGGATATTCGAGGAGAGGTATGGGATCAAGGTTGTGTACGACGAGTATGAGAGTGCTGAGGAGGCGTGGCCATACCTCAAGGCTGGGGGCGGCGGCTACGACGTCATAATAATAGCCCACTCCCACGTCAGGCTCGCCATAGAGCAGGGTCTGGTCAGGAAGCTGGACAAGAGCATGATACCGAACCTCTCAAACCTAGACCCCCGGATAGCGTCTCACCCAGCCGACCCCACCCAGGATTATGCTGTGCCCTACATGTGGGGCACAACGGGGGTAGCCTATGTCGAGGGCTGTGTTGAAGAGCCTCCGAGTACCTGGAAAGAGTTCCTCAGCAAATCCTACCTTGAGAAGTACAGCGGGAAGGTGAGCCTCCTCTCCGAGTTCTCCGAGGTGGTGGAGGCGGGCATGATAGCCTTGGGCCTCGACCCCAGCGATAGGTCCTCCTGGACGGAGGAGAATATAGACAGGGTTGTGGAGCTTATAATCGAGCTTAAACCCTACCTAGCCGGCTTCTACGGGGCTAGCCAGTACATCCCAGGGCTTGTCAACGGCGAGCTGTGCCTGGCCCAGGCCTGGAACGGCGACGCCCTCATAGCCGCGGATGAGAACCCCGAGGTGGGTTATGTAGCGCCCGAGGACGGCACCCTCTTCTGGGTAGACTATATGGTGATACCGCGGGATGCCCACGACGTGGAGGCCGCCCACCTCTTCATAAACTTCCTCCTGGAGCCCGAGATAGCGGCGATGAACGTTAAGGCCGTCTGGTATGCCCCCTCGATCAAGAAGGAATTACTAGAACCCCTGGCGGAGGGTGACGAGGAGTTGAGGGAGGTCCTCGACAACCCACTAGTCTACCCGCCGAGCAATGCCAAGCTGATACCCAGCCCGGTGCTCGACAGCGAGATGCAGAGCCTGGTAGAGGACGCCAGGTCGAGGATACTGGCGTCCCAGCCTAGCAACCTGGACTCTACGCTCGTTATAGTAGTCGGTGTGGTTGTGCTTGTTGTGGCGGCAGCCTTCCTCTACAGGCTATCAAGAGGCAGGGCAGGGGGGTAG
- a CDS encoding succinate dehydrogenase/fumarate reductase iron-sulfur subunit — MALFDPKVATLAPPKRVRFVIRKYDPESGRSWWQEHEVETYRGMTVLDALLKIKEEQDHSLTLRYSCRMAVCGSCGMTINGTPRLACQTQVAQVAREDAPVVRVEPLYNFKVVKDLLTDFTEFFEKHRRVKPYLIRRDVDEQENPTLEYKLLPEEYEQFYQYSLCIACGLCVAACPIFASDTKFLGPQALSQAYRFVVDPRDEGYVERLEIVDSIDGVFGCHFAASCSAVCPKEVDPAGAIQRLRSLLLKYRLGLYKKRINGVVPPMEAKKERVPLPPEAQPLDGVDVEKLEETPPEIPVEKLVA, encoded by the coding sequence ATGGCCTTGTTCGACCCCAAGGTGGCCACACTAGCGCCTCCCAAGAGGGTCAGGTTCGTCATTAGAAAGTATGATCCCGAGAGCGGGAGGAGCTGGTGGCAGGAGCACGAGGTTGAGACGTACAGGGGTATGACGGTTCTAGACGCTCTGCTGAAGATCAAGGAGGAGCAGGACCACAGCCTCACCCTCAGGTACAGCTGCCGCATGGCGGTGTGTGGTAGCTGCGGCATGACCATTAACGGCACGCCCAGGCTGGCGTGCCAGACCCAGGTGGCCCAGGTGGCTAGAGAGGACGCGCCTGTGGTCAGGGTTGAGCCTCTCTACAACTTCAAGGTGGTCAAGGATCTTCTGACCGATTTCACCGAGTTCTTCGAGAAGCACAGGCGCGTAAAGCCCTACCTTATAAGGAGGGATGTGGATGAGCAGGAGAACCCGACACTCGAGTACAAGCTGCTCCCCGAGGAGTACGAGCAGTTCTACCAGTACAGCCTCTGCATAGCCTGCGGCCTATGCGTGGCCGCCTGCCCCATATTCGCCAGCGACACCAAGTTCCTCGGCCCCCAGGCCCTCTCCCAGGCTTACAGGTTCGTGGTGGATCCCAGGGACGAGGGGTATGTGGAGAGGCTTGAGATCGTAGACTCTATAGACGGCGTCTTCGGCTGCCACTTCGCAGCCAGCTGCAGCGCCGTGTGCCCCAAGGAGGTGGACCCGGCGGGCGCTATACAGAGGCTGAGGAGCCTCCTACTCAAGTACAGGCTAGGCCTGTACAAGAAGAGGATAAACGGCGTGGTACCACCAATGGAGGCTAAGAAGGAGAGGGTCCCCCTGCCGCCGGAGGCGCAGCCCCTGGACGGCGTAGACGTGGAGAAGCTTGAGGAGACGCCCCCCGAGATACCCGTTGAAAAGCTGGTCGCCTAG
- a CDS encoding succinate dehydrogenase subunit D produces MAVKSSYMQLLQYVTAALLVVLVSWHLALRLPWLHGVESFVHTLMPEVVYREITSFSLLLLLAYTALIHGVNGLRIILLEVHHGELWDKAVNAAAVLALLVFGALATYTVVGVEPPA; encoded by the coding sequence GTGGCTGTGAAGTCTAGCTACATGCAGCTTCTCCAGTATGTCACGGCTGCTCTCCTAGTTGTACTCGTCTCATGGCACCTGGCCCTCAGGCTGCCCTGGCTCCACGGAGTCGAGAGCTTTGTGCACACGCTAATGCCGGAGGTAGTCTACAGGGAGATAACCAGCTTCAGCCTCCTCCTGCTCCTCGCCTACACAGCCCTCATCCACGGCGTCAACGGCCTGAGGATAATACTCCTGGAGGTGCACCACGGGGAGTTGTGGGATAAGGCCGTGAACGCCGCCGCTGTTCTAGCCCTACTGGTCTTCGGCGCCCTGGCAACCTATACCGTGGTGGGGGTTGAGCCGCCCGCATAG
- a CDS encoding succinate dehydrogenase, cytochrome b556 subunit, with amino-acid sequence MARRPRDLVRYLDMRPGWRAFIDPFILNIWNNPERLAFHMHRITGVITAFFIFFHIISTSAPARSGWEAWLEEVANLDGITPISILFYIAMGAVLFHGLNGVRLLLVEALALGIGRPEKPKPPYIAPSLRGFQRRLIHIVFALWIILWIALGYVLFLT; translated from the coding sequence GTGGCAAGGAGGCCTCGGGACCTGGTTAGGTATCTCGACATGAGGCCTGGTTGGAGGGCGTTCATAGACCCCTTCATACTGAATATATGGAACAACCCTGAGAGGCTGGCATTCCACATGCATAGGATAACGGGTGTTATAACAGCCTTCTTCATATTCTTCCACATAATATCTACAAGCGCGCCGGCCAGGAGCGGGTGGGAGGCGTGGCTGGAGGAGGTTGCTAACCTCGACGGTATAACACCCATATCAATCCTGTTCTACATAGCTATGGGCGCCGTACTCTTCCACGGTCTAAACGGCGTCCGCCTCCTCCTCGTCGAGGCCCTGGCCCTGGGGATAGGGAGGCCGGAGAAGCCGAAGCCGCCATACATCGCCCCGAGCCTCAGGGGGTTCCAGAGGAGGCTTATCCACATAGTGTTTGCACTATGGATAATTCTCTGGATAGCCCTCGGCTACGTCCTCTTCCTGACCTAG